One window of Lacerta agilis isolate rLacAgi1 chromosome 14, rLacAgi1.pri, whole genome shotgun sequence genomic DNA carries:
- the LOC117058479 gene encoding zinc finger BED domain-containing protein 1-like → MQVAEDACTNSEDELLFCEDCRLYFRDSCPQHGPPTFVADRPVPERVQSRALLSLPEGLLVKERSQGGLGVWSALPALPRGCIFGPYEGEVVREHGDCTRYSWAVQDNGSYFFVDASDDSRSNWMRYVACASTEEEQNLTVFQYRGYIYYRVCQTIPANTELLVWIGEEYARTLGLRLGEHFKYEFGEKELLMKLFQELHLKTPPPPPAPHAPSSRTQYLCGDAAASPLLPLHKPGLPPGGSPFPLLEGTQNLVGLGRAQSRYWTFFGFQGDAYGRILDKSKIICKLCGVRLSYSGNTTNLRQHLIYKHRCEYNQLVGTQTAALDKGVLGTAGDFGAPRPPAPGRTTRAVADFIVLDLMPVEVVEGEGFGQMLGVLDPNYKPPDAASLAHTVLRDMHTHVKGKIWELVRTLPQCSLSLDIWRHSNTLTYLTLTVHYVDDCFEARARVLSSRPIPEEPSADGLTEALSEAAKEWGVRESTSYTVGGLGLATQQAAAVLGWTALPCIGQALRAAMEAVLSQPAAQGAFERLRRLASWALAGAGRGEKLWAQEPLLQAHLGRFLRDGGKWHSAYAVLQGLLEHSDPLAGLGPDGEATLRPQDWAALRDAAKVLKPMAIATSTFTKDPFSSLSLVKPVLTSLLYKHLVGSEWDSALALEAKSAAQKELNQHFSSPDVNQALNLACALDPRFRGLDFLSHSDRVETLHLLKAEASRLAESPAAQGSGPPGMALPPSPPAKVPKQDAGIEFLLGDLCSMRAASGASSAHQQVEQEASSFQSSKASALGQDPLQWWKTHHTQYPLLSRAARKLLGVPATSVPAGWLFSSAGDAMHTKRQALTPEHVDMLVFLHGNRAMLY, encoded by the exons TCTGTGAAGACTGCCGCCTTTACTTCCGGGACTCCTGCCCGCAGCACGGACCCCCTACCTTTGTGGCTGACAGACCCGTTCCAGAAAGGGTTCAGTCACGGGCCCTGCTCTCCTTGCCGGAGGGACTTCTAGTCAAGGAGCGTTCTCAGGGGGGCCTTGGAGTCTGGAGCGCCCTCCCAGCCCTGCCTCGTGGCTGCATCTTTGGCCCCTACGAAGGGGAAGTGGTACGGGAACATGGCGACTGCACCCGGTATTCCTGGGCG GTGCAGGACAACGGCTCCTACTTCTTTGTCGACGCGTCGGATGATTCCAGATCCAACTGGATGAG ATATGTGGCGTGCGCCTCCACCGAGGAGGAGCAGAATCTGACTGTTTTCCAGTACCGAGGCTATATCTACTACCGGGTCTGCCAGACCATACCTGCCAACACAGAGCTGCTGGTGTGGATAGGGGAGGAGTATGCACGAACGCTGGGATTACGCTTAG GCGAGCATTTTAAGTACGAATTTGGCGAGAAGGAGCTGCTGATGAAACTCTTCCAGGAGCTGCACCTCAAGACCCCGCCACCGCCTCCCGCTCCCCACGCCCCTTCTTCCCGCACCCAGTACCTGTGCGGAGACGCCGCCGCCTCTCCCCTGCTGCCCCTCCACAAGCCGGGCCTCCCCCCGGGAGGGAGCCCTTTCCCGCTGCTGGAAGGGACGCAGAACCTGGTGGGGCTGGGGAGGGCGCAGAGCCGCTACTGGACTTTCTTTGGGTTCCAGGGGGACGCCTATGGCCGCATCCTGGACAAGAGCAAGATTATCTGCAAGCTGTGCGGAGTCCGCCTCAGCTACAGCGGCAACACCACCAACCTACGCCAGCACCTCATCTATAAGCACCGCTGCGAGTACAACCAGCTGGTTGGGACCCAGACGGCAGCTCTGGACAAAGGGGTCCTGGGGACAGCGGGCGACTTCGGAGCCCCCCGGCCTCCTGCCCCAGGCAGGACCACGCGGGCGGTAGCCGACTTCATCGTGCTCGACCTGATGCCTGTGGAGGTGGTGGAAGGAGAAGGGTTTGGGCAGATGCTGGGGGTCCTGGACCCCAACTACAAGCCCCCAGATGCTGCCTCCCTGGCCCACACGGTGCTGAGGGACATGCACACCCACGTGAAGGGGAAAATCTGGGAGCTGGTGCGGACCCTGCCTCAGTGCTCGCTTAGCTTGGACATCTGGCGCCATAGCAACACCCTCACCTACCTCACTCTCACCGTGCACTACGTGGATGACTGCTTCGAAGCCCGTGCAAGGGTGCTCTCGAGCCGCCCCATCCCCGAAGAGCCCAGCGCCGACGGCCTGACGGAGGCCCTCAGCGAGGCGGCCAAGGAGTGGGGGGTCCGCGAGAGCACCTCGTACACTGTCGGGGGCCTTGGGCTCGCTACCCAGCAGGCTGCGGCGGTGCTCGGTTGGACCGCCCTGCCTTGCATTGGGCAGGCCTTGCGAGCCGCCATGGAGGCTGTGCTGAGCCAGCCAGCAGCGCAGGGTGCCTTCGAGCGGCTGCGGCGCCTGGCGTCCTGGGCGCTGGCCGGGGCAGGCCGCGGAGAGAAGCTGTGGGCTCAGGAGCCCCTCCTGCAAGCGCACCTCGGCCGCTTCCTGCGGGACGGGGGCAAGTGGCACAGCGCCTATGCCGTCCTGCAAGGCCTGCTGGAGCACAGCGACCCTCTGGCGGGGCTCGGCCCCGACGGGGAGGCGACGCTGCGCCCCCAGGACTGGGCTGCCCTTCGGGACGCGGCCAAGGTCCTCAAGCCCATGGCCATTGCTACCTCGACGTTCACCAAAGACCCCTTTTCCAGCCTTTCCCTCGTCAAGCCCGTGCTCACCAGCCTTCTCTATAAACACCTGGTGGGCAGTGAGTGGGACTCTGCCCTGGCGCTGGAAGCCAAGTCCGCAGCCCAGAAGGAACTGAACCAGCACTTCTCCAGCCCAGACGTCAACCAAGCCCTCAACCTGGCCTGCGCCCTGGACCCGCGCTTCCGCGGCCTCGACTTCCTGAGCCACTCGGACCGCGTGGAAACCCTGCACTTGCTCAAGGCGGAAGCGTCGCGACTGGCGGAGTCGCCGGCAGCGCAGGGCTCCGGCCCGCCGGGCATGGCCTTGCCCCCGTCGCCGCCAGCCAAGGTGCCGAAGCAGGATGCAGGCATCGAGTTCCtgctgggggacctgtgcagcaTGCGCGCCGCCTCGGGCGCCAGCTCGGCACATCAGCAGGTGGAGCAGGAGGCCAGCAGCTTCCAGTCCAGCAAGGCCTCCGCCCTCGGCCAGGACCCTTTGCAGTGGTGGAAGACGCACCACACGCAGTACCCGCTGCTGTCCCGGGCGGCCCGCAAGCTGCTTGGCGTGCCTGCCACCTCGGTGCCCGCGGGCTGGCTGTTCAGCAGCGCCGGTGACGCCATGCACACCAAGCGGCAGGCCCTGACGCCAGAGCACGTCGATATGCTGGTGTTCCTCCACGGCAACCGAGCCATGCTCTATTAG